From one Streptomyces sp. CA-210063 genomic stretch:
- a CDS encoding 3'-5' exonuclease — MGWHRQLLIGFDLETTGTDPREARIVTGAVIEVTDGEPVGHREWLADPGMEIPEEAVAVHGITNARASAEGRPADQVADAIADVLVSYWKTGVPVVAYNAAFDLTLLAAELRRHALPSLRDRLGGLDPAPVIDPYTIDRSVDRYRRGKRNLEAVCAEYGVPLDAAHDASADALAAARLARAIAQRHPKVAALGPAELHRRQIDWYAEWATDFQAFLRRKGNPEAVVDATWPLRESAEETV; from the coding sequence ATGGGTTGGCACCGGCAGCTGCTGATCGGCTTCGACCTGGAGACCACCGGGACGGACCCGCGCGAGGCGCGCATCGTCACGGGCGCGGTGATCGAGGTCACGGACGGGGAGCCGGTCGGGCACCGGGAATGGCTCGCCGATCCGGGCATGGAGATCCCGGAGGAGGCGGTGGCGGTGCACGGCATCACCAACGCCCGCGCGAGCGCCGAGGGGAGACCGGCCGACCAGGTCGCCGACGCCATCGCCGACGTCCTCGTCTCCTACTGGAAGACAGGCGTCCCGGTCGTGGCGTACAACGCGGCCTTCGACCTCACCCTGCTCGCCGCCGAGCTGCGCCGGCACGCCCTGCCGTCCCTGCGCGACCGTCTCGGAGGCCTCGACCCGGCGCCGGTCATCGACCCGTACACGATCGACCGCTCCGTCGACCGCTACCGCCGCGGCAAGCGCAACCTCGAAGCGGTCTGCGCCGAGTACGGCGTCCCGCTGGACGCCGCCCATGACGCGTCCGCCGACGCCCTCGCCGCCGCCCGCCTCGCCCGCGCGATAGCCCAGCGCCACCCGAAGGTCGCCGCCCTCGGCCCGGCCGAGCTCCACCGCCGCCAGATCGACTGGTACGCCGAGTGGGCCACCGACTTCCAGGCCTTCCTCCGCCGCAAGGGCAACCCGGAAGCCGTCGTGGACGCGACCTGGCCCCTGCGTGAGTCGGCGGAGGAAACGGTATGA
- a CDS encoding SAV2148 family HEPN domain-containing protein, producing the protein MGSGGLELPPGDAGDAGHEGNSTDVPPGAVSLARPMERGSIGPELDWNADAWLEVRTRAQRAGRAYIWLNLVEQRLRAVVAAVLRPIYEPVHGDDWVVAAAGPAGQEWVQRAVAVREVSRRKGYLLDPADDNVLSFLTLPQLRELMVQHWPCFEPYVDERRDVELALDELEVTRNVVSRNRALSEAVLAQAERASAKLLEILGAGSDVPSARRLPVDAVEDLVGDRYADVVGVHPDRVRLLRQFPAEDLFGGARRLDAIGIGLNLLVQNFSGRRLVRLAESGCRVRLLFLNPASSAVKRRERELGIKRGELSRAVEMNILHMRRVRSKLRDPGAFEIQVYDETPRFTAYLVDGDGSDGVAVIQTYLRRTRGMEAPVLVLRGGNRVLKANENGEVGLFDTYREEFEVAWADSRPVS; encoded by the coding sequence GTGGGCTCGGGAGGGCTGGAGCTGCCTCCTGGTGACGCGGGCGACGCGGGTCACGAGGGGAACTCCACAGATGTCCCACCCGGCGCGGTGTCCCTGGCACGGCCGATGGAGAGGGGATCCATCGGCCCGGAACTGGACTGGAACGCCGACGCCTGGCTCGAAGTGCGCACGCGCGCCCAGCGGGCCGGCCGCGCCTACATCTGGCTGAACCTCGTCGAACAGCGGCTGCGGGCGGTGGTGGCCGCCGTGCTGCGGCCCATCTACGAGCCCGTCCACGGCGACGACTGGGTGGTCGCCGCCGCCGGACCCGCCGGACAGGAGTGGGTCCAGCGAGCCGTCGCGGTCCGCGAGGTCAGCCGCCGCAAGGGCTATCTCCTCGACCCCGCCGACGACAATGTGCTCAGCTTCCTCACCCTGCCCCAGCTGCGCGAGCTGATGGTGCAGCACTGGCCCTGCTTCGAGCCGTACGTCGACGAGCGGCGCGACGTGGAACTGGCCCTCGACGAGCTGGAGGTCACCCGGAACGTCGTCTCCCGCAACCGGGCCCTCTCCGAGGCCGTCCTCGCCCAGGCCGAGCGCGCCTCGGCGAAGCTGCTGGAGATCCTCGGCGCGGGCAGCGACGTCCCCTCCGCGCGCCGGCTGCCCGTCGACGCGGTCGAGGACCTGGTCGGCGACCGGTACGCGGACGTCGTCGGCGTCCATCCCGACCGGGTACGGCTGCTGCGGCAGTTCCCCGCCGAGGACCTCTTCGGCGGCGCCCGCCGCCTCGACGCCATCGGCATAGGCCTGAACCTCCTCGTGCAGAACTTCTCCGGGCGGCGGCTGGTGCGGCTCGCCGAGTCGGGATGCCGGGTACGGCTGCTCTTCCTCAACCCCGCGTCCAGCGCGGTCAAGCGGCGCGAGCGCGAACTGGGCATAAAGAGGGGCGAGTTGAGCCGTGCCGTGGAGATGAACATCCTCCATATGCGCCGGGTCCGCTCCAAGCTGCGCGACCCCGGCGCCTTCGAGATCCAGGTCTACGACGAGACGCCCCGCTTCACCGCCTACCTCGTGGACGGCGACGGCTCGGACGGCGTCGCCGTCATCCAGACCTATCTGCGGCGCACCCGGGGCATGGAGGCGCCGGTGCTCGTACTGCGCGGCGGCAACCGCGTCCTCAAGGCGAACGAGAACGGCGAAGTCGGTCTTTTCGATACATACCGCGAGGAGTTCGAGGTGGCCTGGGCGGACTCGCGGCCGGTGTCGTGA
- the glgX gene encoding glycogen debranching protein GlgX — translation MQVWPGQAYPLGATYDGAGTNFAVFSEAAHRVELCLLDDDGSETAVELRETDAFVRHAYLPGVMPGQRYGFRAHGPYAPERGLRCNSAKLLLDPYARAISGSVKWGEEVYGYHFGAPDRRNDLDSAPHMMTSVVVNPYFDWGDDRRPRTEYHHTVIYEAHVKGLTMRHPGLPEELRGTYAALAHPAIIEHLTGLGVTALELMPVHQFVNDHRLADMGLSNYWGYNTIGFFAPHNAYASWGDRGQQVLEFKSAVRALHEAGIEVILDVVYNHTAEGNHLGPTLSFKGLDNPSYYRLTDDPRYYMDTTGTGNSLLMRSPHVLQLIMDSLRYWVTEMHVDGFRFDLAATLARQFHEVDRLSSFFDLVQQDPVVSQVKLIAEPWDVGEGGYQVGNFPPLWTEWNGKYRDTVRDLWRGEPRTVAEFASRLTGSSDLYQDDGRRPLASINFVTCHDGFTMRDLVSYNDKRNDANGEDNRDGESHNRSWNCGAEGETDDPEVLALRVRQMRNFVATLMLSQGVPMLSHGDEFARTQSGNNNAYCQDNELSWVPWPSGEDGDDGEVFGDLLEFTRAMVWLRKDHPVFRRRRFFHGRPVEGTHDELSDIAWFTPEGTEMTQRDWDSTGAGAVTVFLNGNAISEPGSRGERISDDSFLLMVNASAEPLEFVVPVNHGPQWQMVVDTGREDAVPVDGPKVAAGERVSLVDRSLAVFRRPT, via the coding sequence ATGCAGGTCTGGCCTGGACAGGCGTATCCGCTCGGCGCCACGTACGACGGCGCCGGAACCAATTTCGCGGTCTTCTCGGAGGCCGCGCACCGAGTCGAGCTGTGTCTCCTGGACGACGACGGCTCCGAGACGGCGGTGGAGCTGCGCGAGACGGACGCGTTCGTACGGCACGCGTACCTGCCCGGCGTGATGCCCGGGCAGCGGTACGGCTTCCGCGCGCACGGCCCGTACGCACCGGAGCGCGGGCTGCGCTGCAACTCCGCGAAGCTGCTTCTCGACCCGTACGCGCGTGCCATCAGCGGCTCCGTCAAGTGGGGCGAGGAGGTGTACGGCTATCACTTCGGGGCGCCCGACCGGCGCAACGACCTCGACTCGGCACCGCACATGATGACGTCGGTCGTGGTCAATCCGTACTTCGACTGGGGCGACGACCGGCGGCCCCGCACCGAGTACCACCACACGGTGATCTACGAGGCCCACGTCAAGGGCCTCACGATGCGGCACCCGGGGCTGCCCGAGGAACTGCGCGGCACCTACGCGGCGCTCGCCCACCCGGCGATCATCGAACACCTGACCGGACTGGGCGTCACGGCGCTGGAGCTGATGCCCGTACACCAGTTCGTGAACGACCACCGGCTGGCCGACATGGGCCTCAGCAACTACTGGGGCTACAACACGATCGGCTTCTTCGCCCCGCACAACGCCTACGCCTCCTGGGGCGACCGGGGGCAGCAGGTGCTGGAGTTCAAGTCGGCGGTCCGGGCGCTGCACGAGGCCGGGATCGAGGTCATCCTCGACGTGGTCTACAACCACACGGCCGAGGGCAACCACCTGGGTCCGACGCTGTCGTTCAAGGGCCTCGACAATCCGTCGTACTACCGGCTCACGGACGACCCGCGCTACTACATGGACACGACGGGGACGGGAAACTCCCTGCTCATGCGGTCCCCGCACGTCCTGCAGCTGATCATGGACTCGTTGCGGTACTGGGTCACCGAGATGCACGTCGACGGCTTCCGCTTCGACCTCGCCGCGACGCTGGCCCGGCAGTTCCACGAGGTGGACCGGCTGTCGTCGTTCTTCGACCTCGTCCAGCAGGACCCCGTGGTCTCCCAGGTGAAGCTGATCGCCGAGCCCTGGGACGTCGGCGAGGGCGGCTACCAGGTGGGGAACTTCCCCCCGCTGTGGACCGAGTGGAACGGCAAGTACCGGGACACCGTGCGGGACCTGTGGCGGGGCGAGCCGCGCACGGTCGCGGAGTTCGCGTCCCGGCTGACCGGCTCCTCCGACCTGTACCAGGACGACGGGCGGCGGCCACTGGCCTCCATCAACTTCGTGACCTGCCACGACGGCTTCACGATGCGGGATCTCGTCTCCTACAACGACAAGCGCAACGACGCGAACGGTGAGGACAACCGGGACGGCGAGAGCCACAACCGGTCCTGGAACTGCGGGGCGGAGGGCGAGACCGACGACCCCGAGGTGCTGGCGTTGCGGGTCCGGCAGATGCGGAACTTCGTCGCGACGTTGATGCTGTCGCAGGGGGTGCCGATGCTCAGCCACGGCGACGAGTTCGCGCGGACGCAGAGCGGCAACAACAACGCGTACTGCCAGGACAACGAGTTGTCCTGGGTGCCGTGGCCTTCCGGCGAGGACGGGGACGACGGCGAGGTCTTCGGGGATCTGCTGGAGTTCACGCGCGCGATGGTGTGGCTGCGGAAGGACCATCCCGTCTTTCGGCGGCGGCGCTTCTTCCACGGTCGGCCGGTGGAGGGGACCCACGACGAGCTGTCGGACATCGCGTGGTTCACGCCGGAGGGGACGGAGATGACGCAGCGGGACTGGGACTCGACGGGGGCGGGAGCGGTCACCGTGTTCCTGAACGGGAACGCGATCTCCGAGCCGGGTTCGCGCGGCGAGCGGATCAGCGATGACTCGTTCCTGTTGATGGTCAACGCGTCTGCGGAGCCGCTGGAGTTCGTGGTGCCGGTCAACCATGGGCCCCAGTGGCAGATGGTGGTGGATACGGGGCGGGAGGACGCGGTGCCTGTGGACGGGCCGAAGGTGGCGGCTGGGGAACGGGTGAGTTTGGTGGATCGGAGCCTGGCTGTTTTCAGGAGGCCGACTTAG
- the treY gene encoding malto-oligosyltrehalose synthase — MTSVVPTATYRLQLQPDFPFAAASAAVPYIASLGVSHLHLSPVLESVPGSRHGYDVVDHGRVRGELGGEDGLRALARTAREHGLGMVVDIVPNHMAMAPRHNRALWAVLRDGPESAYARWFDIDWEARDGRVLLPVLGGPIGAEIEQFVVDGRELRYYDHVFPLREGTEKLPLPQLLDAQWYRPVWWRLARTELNYRRFFSISELIGVRVEEPEVFDATHAKILQLLEEDVVQGLRVDHPDGLADPDAYLRRLHEATGGRWTVVEKILADGETLPAAWPVAGTTGYDALRHVDGLFTDPAGAGELLGQYRRFTAAQADRGGEWESTVRRAAYRVLTHELATEVERLTRVAHRLCERSPELTLRDHAPWALRTALCELLARMEVYRPYTSRDASLVVTEEAAAEARAVFVVPEEARSVDAVRDLVLGRVGEGPEGEEFRARFAQTSSALRAKSVEDTAFYRYVPLLSANEVGGDPGSPAVSTEDFHAYCARVQRDWPATGTVLSTHDTKRSADVRAAIAVLGECPERWADALAEVTRDGAGVPDPQMAWAAWQTAFGLGPADGERLQGALLKHVREAGLHTSWTEQNPAYERAVADFVARGPAVDARVASLREALEPHVRANSLGAALVQLTMPGVPDVYQGTEEEYRALVDPDNRRPLAPGEGASDKFRLTSAALRLRRRRPEVFGDGATYAPLPADGPGAGHCVAFERSGAVVTAVTRLSLRLAEAGGWGDTRLALPEGRWTDALGQEREFAGDVRVAELFETLPVALLERVDRQP, encoded by the coding sequence ATGACCTCTGTCGTGCCCACCGCCACGTATCGGCTTCAGCTCCAGCCCGACTTCCCCTTTGCCGCCGCCTCCGCCGCCGTGCCGTACATCGCCTCGCTCGGGGTGTCGCATCTTCATCTCTCGCCCGTGCTGGAGTCCGTGCCGGGGTCGCGGCACGGGTACGACGTGGTCGATCACGGGCGGGTGCGGGGGGAGCTCGGCGGGGAGGACGGGCTGCGGGCGCTGGCCCGGACCGCTCGGGAGCATGGGCTCGGGATGGTCGTGGACATCGTGCCGAACCACATGGCGATGGCGCCTCGGCACAACCGGGCGCTGTGGGCGGTGTTGCGGGACGGGCCGGAGTCGGCGTACGCGCGGTGGTTCGACATCGACTGGGAGGCGCGGGACGGGCGGGTGCTGCTGCCGGTGCTCGGGGGGCCGATCGGCGCGGAGATCGAGCAGTTCGTGGTGGACGGGCGGGAGCTGCGCTACTACGACCATGTGTTCCCGCTGCGGGAGGGCACCGAGAAGCTGCCGTTGCCGCAGCTGCTGGACGCGCAGTGGTACCGGCCGGTGTGGTGGCGGCTGGCCCGTACGGAGCTGAACTACCGGCGGTTCTTCAGTATCTCGGAGCTGATCGGGGTGCGGGTGGAGGAACCGGAGGTCTTCGACGCGACCCATGCGAAGATCCTCCAGCTGCTGGAGGAGGACGTCGTTCAGGGGCTGCGGGTCGATCATCCTGACGGACTCGCCGATCCCGACGCCTATCTGCGGCGGCTGCACGAGGCCACCGGGGGGCGGTGGACCGTCGTCGAGAAGATCCTGGCGGACGGGGAGACGCTCCCCGCGGCCTGGCCGGTCGCGGGGACCACCGGCTATGACGCGCTGCGACACGTCGACGGGCTGTTCACCGATCCGGCGGGGGCCGGTGAGCTGCTGGGGCAGTACCGGCGGTTCACGGCCGCGCAGGCCGACCGGGGCGGCGAATGGGAGTCGACCGTACGGCGGGCCGCGTATCGCGTGCTCACGCATGAGCTGGCGACGGAGGTCGAACGGCTCACCCGGGTGGCGCACCGGCTGTGCGAGCGCTCCCCCGAGCTCACCCTGCGCGACCACGCGCCGTGGGCGCTGCGCACCGCGCTGTGCGAGCTGCTCGCCCGGATGGAGGTGTACCGGCCGTACACCTCCCGGGACGCCTCCCTCGTCGTCACCGAGGAGGCCGCGGCCGAGGCGCGTGCGGTGTTCGTGGTGCCCGAGGAGGCCCGGTCGGTGGACGCCGTACGGGATCTGGTGCTGGGGCGGGTGGGTGAGGGGCCGGAGGGCGAGGAGTTCCGGGCGCGGTTCGCGCAGACCTCGTCGGCGCTGCGGGCCAAGTCGGTGGAGGACACGGCGTTCTATCGGTATGTGCCGTTGCTGTCCGCGAACGAGGTGGGTGGCGATCCGGGGAGTCCGGCCGTCTCGACGGAGGACTTCCACGCCTACTGCGCTCGGGTGCAGCGCGACTGGCCGGCGACGGGGACCGTGCTGTCGACCCATGACACCAAGCGCAGCGCGGATGTGCGGGCGGCGATCGCGGTGCTCGGCGAGTGCCCGGAGCGGTGGGCCGATGCGCTGGCGGAGGTGACGCGGGACGGTGCGGGGGTGCCGGATCCGCAGATGGCGTGGGCGGCCTGGCAGACGGCGTTCGGGCTCGGCCCCGCGGACGGGGAGCGGTTGCAGGGGGCCCTGCTGAAGCATGTGCGGGAGGCGGGGCTGCACACCTCCTGGACCGAGCAGAACCCGGCGTACGAGCGGGCGGTGGCGGACTTCGTCGCGCGGGGGCCCGCCGTGGACGCGCGTGTCGCCTCGCTGCGGGAGGCCCTGGAGCCCCATGTGCGGGCGAACTCTCTCGGTGCGGCCCTGGTGCAGCTGACCATGCCGGGGGTGCCGGACGTCTACCAGGGGACGGAGGAGGAGTACCGGGCGCTGGTGGACCCGGACAACCGGCGGCCCTTGGCGCCCGGGGAGGGGGCTTCCGACAAGTTCCGGCTCACCTCGGCCGCGCTACGGCTGCGCCGGCGGCGGCCGGAAGTGTTCGGGGACGGGGCGACGTACGCGCCGCTGCCGGCGGACGGACCGGGGGCCGGGCACTGTGTGGCGTTCGAACGGTCCGGTGCGGTGGTCACCGCTGTCACGCGGTTGTCGCTGCGACTGGCGGAGGCCGGCGGCTGGGGGGACACGCGGCTGGCGCTGCCGGAGGGGCGGTGGACCGATGCGCTCGGCCAGGAGCGGGAGTTCGCGGGGGACGTGCGGGTGGCGGAGCTCTTCGAGACGCTGCCGGTCGCGCTCCTTGAACGGGTCGACAGGCAGCCGTGA
- a CDS encoding M14 family zinc carboxypeptidase: protein MGLLLELGYPTVAELESAARALTVRRPGLCALRRIGVSRAGRPLRLLSVGHARHAVLVVAGAHANEPTGGSTVLALAERVLRERALRTGVSWHFVLCADPDGASLHMAQAPRTLLDYHLGFFRPAGPEQPEWSPSVLPPDRLPPETRALLKVINELRPYLQVTLHGTDLGGSWVQLTKDVPGLAEPFAKSAAELGIPVEMGASDAAGWPVSGPGVFVMPRPGGHAAYPSMPDDARHSTWYQAHRYGGLTAVVEVPMWASDLVDDTAPHPAPAAALRHLARRLLAEAGQVERVLADALPRLPGPEGPLLRAARWALALVPGLARDWADGPPPDLSTAYVGSVDAFGRRLPLRAGAMLLRVLREADDPAAPYLEGVVSDWCESFADRFRARWVPICDQVEHQVRTVLAAALYARGDVGS from the coding sequence GTGGGTCTCCTGTTGGAGCTCGGTTATCCCACGGTGGCGGAACTGGAGTCGGCGGCGCGGGCTCTGACGGTCCGTCGGCCGGGGCTGTGTGCGCTGCGGCGGATCGGTGTCTCGCGCGCGGGCCGGCCGCTGCGGCTGCTGTCCGTGGGCCATGCGAGACATGCCGTCCTGGTCGTCGCGGGCGCCCACGCGAACGAGCCGACCGGCGGCTCCACCGTGCTCGCGCTGGCCGAACGGGTCCTGCGGGAGCGGGCGTTGCGGACCGGTGTCTCCTGGCACTTCGTGCTCTGCGCGGACCCGGACGGGGCGAGCCTGCACATGGCCCAGGCGCCGCGCACGCTGCTCGACTACCACCTGGGGTTCTTCCGGCCGGCCGGTCCCGAGCAGCCGGAGTGGTCGCCGTCGGTGCTGCCGCCGGACCGGCTGCCGCCCGAGACGCGCGCCCTGCTGAAGGTGATCAACGAGCTGCGACCCTACCTCCAGGTGACCCTGCACGGCACCGATCTCGGCGGCAGCTGGGTGCAGTTGACGAAGGACGTGCCGGGGCTCGCCGAGCCGTTCGCCAAGTCCGCGGCCGAGCTGGGCATACCCGTGGAGATGGGCGCCTCCGACGCCGCCGGCTGGCCCGTCTCCGGACCCGGGGTCTTCGTCATGCCGCGGCCCGGCGGCCATGCGGCGTACCCGAGCATGCCGGACGACGCCCGGCACAGCACCTGGTACCAAGCCCACCGGTACGGCGGCCTGACGGCGGTCGTCGAGGTGCCGATGTGGGCGAGCGACCTGGTGGACGACACGGCCCCGCACCCGGCCCCGGCGGCGGCCCTGCGGCATCTGGCGCGGCGGCTCCTCGCGGAGGCGGGACAGGTGGAACGGGTCCTCGCCGACGCGCTGCCCCGGCTGCCGGGGCCCGAGGGGCCGCTGCTGCGTGCCGCCCGGTGGGCGCTGGCCCTGGTGCCGGGGCTGGCCCGGGACTGGGCCGACGGCCCGCCGCCGGACCTCTCGACGGCGTACGTGGGCAGTGTGGACGCCTTCGGGCGCCGGCTCCCGCTGCGGGCCGGGGCGATGCTGCTGCGGGTTCTGAGGGAGGCCGACGATCCGGCTGCGCCGTATCTCGAAGGGGTTGTCTCCGACTGGTGCGAGTCTTTTGCCGACCGGTTTCGTGCGCGGTGGGTGCCGATCTGTGATCAGGTCGAGCATCAGGTGCGTACGGTGCTGGCGGCTGCGTTGTACGCGCGGGGGGATGTGGGGTCCTGA
- a CDS encoding subtilase-type protease inhibitor, with translation MTNTTHAVRSGLFAALALLTVGASAPDRTSAAHSDWLYVSLTRGDARSFDTRGTLLLCDPPQGHGRAAQACAQLRETGGDITRIPHEHAICAQIYAPVRATAQGRWNGRPITYEQTFANGCVMTARTGAVFALSD, from the coding sequence ATGACGAACACCACCCACGCGGTACGCAGCGGCCTGTTCGCCGCACTCGCACTCCTCACCGTCGGCGCCTCGGCCCCGGACCGGACGTCCGCCGCCCACAGCGACTGGCTCTACGTCTCCCTCACCCGAGGCGACGCCCGCTCCTTCGACACCCGCGGCACCCTCCTCCTCTGCGACCCGCCCCAGGGCCACGGCCGCGCCGCCCAGGCCTGCGCGCAACTCCGCGAAACCGGCGGAGACATCACCCGCATCCCCCACGAGCACGCCATCTGCGCCCAGATCTACGCCCCCGTCCGCGCCACCGCCCAAGGCCGGTGGAACGGCCGCCCGATCACCTACGAACAGACGTTCGCGAACGGCTGCGTGATGACGGCCCGGACGGGAGCGGTGTTCGCGCTGTCAGACTGA
- a CDS encoding M14 family zinc carboxypeptidase, translated as MDELSARAAALVARHPHRARLRRVGTSRAGTPMWLLSVGRGSRHTLIVAGPHANEPVGGATVLRLAERALADPRLSDQADTTWNLLLSLDPDGSRRNEGWLSGPYTLGHYFRHFFRPGFLEQPEWLPDGAAGAVLPETRALLDLQDELRPFLQCSLHGVDVGGGFVELTRELPGIAQRVARTAARLGIPRELSPYDTLYWPRLGPAVYRIPPPRRGDLAAAITEAAVESTWYHPHRYGTVTAVVEAPMWGVTAVEDASPSPDADAVLRTVSRALRRDTRLLESILARVRPSAGAGPDAARLLAPVDDYVLVGPGLADSWDPDVHDVAARPLPPLDTARLTTLALSGRRVALRTAGLLHQLVTRAGHDPADALPELDRLIDEWCADYRDGYGARWIPVARQAEYQARVVLAAFELTAGRPRPESAPPPPCPDAHADSRSGEPPWSSEPAVPMHRE; from the coding sequence GTGGACGAGTTGTCCGCCCGTGCCGCGGCACTCGTCGCCCGACATCCGCACCGCGCCCGACTGCGCCGCGTGGGCACGTCACGGGCGGGCACGCCGATGTGGCTGCTGTCCGTCGGGCGGGGCAGCCGCCACACCCTGATCGTCGCCGGCCCGCACGCCAACGAACCCGTGGGCGGTGCCACGGTCCTCCGACTCGCCGAACGGGCCCTGGCCGACCCCCGGTTGAGCGACCAAGCGGACACCACCTGGAACCTGCTGCTGAGCCTCGACCCCGACGGCTCCCGCCGCAACGAGGGCTGGCTGTCCGGCCCGTACACCCTCGGGCACTACTTCCGGCACTTCTTCCGCCCCGGCTTCCTGGAACAGCCCGAGTGGCTGCCCGACGGCGCCGCCGGGGCCGTCCTGCCGGAGACCCGCGCCCTCCTCGACCTCCAGGACGAACTGCGGCCCTTCCTCCAGTGCTCGCTGCACGGCGTCGACGTCGGCGGCGGCTTCGTCGAGCTGACCCGCGAACTGCCGGGCATCGCCCAGCGCGTCGCCCGCACCGCCGCCCGCCTCGGCATCCCGCGCGAGCTGAGCCCGTACGACACCCTGTACTGGCCCCGCCTCGGCCCCGCCGTCTACCGCATCCCGCCGCCGCGCCGGGGCGACCTGGCCGCCGCCATCACCGAGGCCGCCGTCGAGTCCACCTGGTACCACCCGCACCGCTACGGCACGGTCACCGCCGTCGTCGAGGCACCCATGTGGGGCGTGACCGCCGTCGAGGACGCCTCACCGTCGCCCGACGCCGACGCCGTACTGCGCACCGTCAGCCGCGCCCTGCGCCGCGACACCCGGCTGCTGGAGAGCATCCTCGCCCGCGTCCGCCCCTCGGCGGGCGCCGGCCCGGACGCCGCCCGGCTCCTCGCCCCGGTCGACGACTACGTACTGGTCGGGCCGGGCCTCGCCGACTCCTGGGACCCCGACGTCCACGACGTCGCCGCCCGGCCGCTGCCCCCGCTCGACACCGCCCGGCTCACGACCCTCGCCCTCTCCGGCCGCCGGGTCGCCCTGCGCACCGCCGGGCTGCTGCACCAGCTGGTGACCCGCGCCGGACACGACCCGGCCGACGCGCTGCCCGAGCTGGACCGGCTCATCGACGAGTGGTGCGCCGACTACCGCGACGGCTACGGGGCGCGCTGGATCCCCGTCGCCCGCCAGGCGGAGTACCAGGCCCGCGTCGTCCTCGCCGCGTTCGAACTGACGGCCGGACGTCCGCGCCCGGAGTCCGCCCCGCCGCCGCCCTGCCCGGACGCCCACGCCGACTCCCGTTCGGGTGAGCCCCCATGGAGTTCCGAGCCCGCCGTGCCGATGCACCGGGAATGA
- a CDS encoding DUF1707 and FHA domain-containing protein, translated as MTSSFEFPTHPARLSDAERDRALRVLRDGVALGRLSHDTFIRRMELALTARRSDELAALTADLPAEKRWSRLVLGTVGAISGFGVKLRRAWQAERLPKLQLPHPASGHGLRIGRDPASGLRLSHETVSRVHAELTRQGGMWILRDLGSTNGTTVNGRRVIGAAVVKDGDQVSFGRMTFRLSSE; from the coding sequence GTGACGTCGTCTTTCGAGTTCCCCACGCACCCCGCGCGGCTGTCGGACGCCGAGCGCGACCGCGCGCTGAGGGTGCTCCGTGACGGCGTCGCGCTGGGCCGGCTGTCGCACGACACGTTCATCCGGCGGATGGAGCTGGCCCTCACCGCCCGCCGCTCCGACGAACTCGCCGCGCTCACCGCCGACCTGCCCGCCGAGAAGCGCTGGTCCCGGCTGGTGCTCGGCACCGTCGGCGCGATCTCCGGCTTCGGGGTGAAGCTGCGCCGCGCCTGGCAGGCCGAGCGGCTCCCCAAGCTCCAGCTGCCGCACCCGGCGAGCGGCCACGGCCTGCGCATCGGCCGCGACCCGGCGAGCGGACTCCGGCTCAGCCACGAGACGGTCTCCCGCGTCCACGCCGAGCTGACCCGACAGGGCGGCATGTGGATCCTGCGTGACCTCGGCTCCACCAACGGCACCACCGTCAACGGCCGTCGGGTGATCGGCGCGGCCGTCGTGAAGGACGGCGATCAGGTGAGTTTCGGCCGGATGACGTTCCGCCTCTCCTCGGAGTGA